The stretch of DNA GTACCGAGAGTATGGAGGGTTTTTGGGGAGAGCAGAAAAACCTGTTGGCAGGAGGGCGGTACCGTCCGCTTTCGATTGTGACCTTTGCAGTGGAGTGGGAATTGTTTGGTCAAAATCCGATGATAGGACACCTCATCAACATTCTTTTGTATGTGCTGACCAACTTGTTGTTGTATCGGATTTTGGTGGCTTTGTTTGCAGCAAAAACCAAGCGAAAATCAAAAACTCGTTATTGGTTTTTGACCATACCGTTTATAACTACGCTGTTGTTTGTTGCCCACCCTTTGCATACCGAAGTAGTGGCAAACATCAAAGGCAGGGACGAAATCATGACCTTTTTGGGAGCTTTGGCTGCGCTGTATTTCAGTTTGCAGTATGTGAAACGAGAGCGGATCACGGATTTGATTTGGAGTGGTTTGTGTTTATTTCTCGCACTACTATCCAAAGAAAATGCCATTACCTTTGTAGGCATTATTCCCCTGACACTCTACTTTTTCACCAAAAGCCCTTTGCGGCAAATCGGCAAAACGACCTTGCCACTCATTGCAGCAACAGTGGTGTTTTTGGTGATTCGTTGGCGGGTCATAGGGTATTTCTTCAATAGTGGAACAGAGGTTACCGAATTGCTGAACGACCCGTTTTTGAATGCTTCTTTTGCTCAGAAATATGCCACGATTTTTTCGACGATGGGGTATTATTTGAAGCTCTTGGTTTTTCCACATCCTTTGACCCATGATTATTACCCAAAAGAATTTCCGATTATTGGCTGGGCAGATTGGCGGGCGATTGCGCCATTGGTGATTTACACTTTATTGGGTTTGTTTGCGCTGTGGGGATTGAAGCGAAAAAGCATATCGGCTTTTGGTGTGTGGTTTTATCTGCTGAGTTTTTCGATTGTCTCCAACTTGTTTTTTGCAGTCGGAACGTTTATTAACGAGCGTTTTATGTATATTTCATTGCTCGGTTTCTGTTTGATTGTGGCGTATGGTTTGGTGCGTTATTTGCCGCAATTGTTGCCGAATGTTGCAGCCAAAAAGTATGTGATTGGAGGGATTGTCGGAGCTTTATTGCTGGCATATTCCTTTCAGACTTTGAGGCGTTTGCCTGCTTGGGAAAACAATACGACATTGTTTTTGACCGATGTGAAAATTTCTACCAATAGTACGAAGGTGAATACCTCGGCAGGCGGTACGATTTACGAGCGAGCGATTACGCTGCAAGATGTCGGAGAGAAGCAAAAACTATTGTATCAGGCGATTAAATATCTAACGAAAGCTGTAGAGATTCACCCCCAAAATACGAGTGCGCTGCTGCTACTGGGAAATGCTTTTTATGCTTTGGATCAAAATATTGACAATGTGTTTGGTGTGTATGCGGCTATTTTTGTGAACAACCCCGATCATGCTGATGCAACGAAGAATTTGATGTTGTTTTCGAGGAACATTAAATCGCCTAAAGAAGCGGACAAGTTTATTCGCTTTTATGAAAAATACGTGATTCCTTATGGAGTGAACAATGCAACGACTTTTGCAGTGTTGGGAAAACTCTATGGTCAGTATCGGCAGGATGCAGAGAAGGCAATGAAATATTTGGAACAATCTATTGCCATCAATCCGAATGATGCAAGTGTTTTACAGGATTTGGGGATTGTGTATGGTATGGCAGATTTACACGAGAAAGCATTGAAGGTGAGCCTAAAAGCATTGGAATTGCAGCCCAACAATACGCAGTTATTGCAGAATATCGGGATAGCTTACCGAAACTTAGGAGATGCCGCAAAGGCAGAGGAATATTTTCAGAGAGCAGAACAAAGGGGTGGAAAATAATAAAACCTTTGAATTTTCTCAATACAAAATACATTAAATCAACGCTTTTTGCATTCGTTTGTGAGGAATTCCCGCATCCATAAATTCACCACTTGTCACTTCAAATCCCAAACTTTCGTAGAAAGCAATCACATAGGTTTGTGCCTCCAAAACCATAAGTTTGAAGCCTTTTTCTGTACCGATTTGAAGGGCTGCTTCCATCATCCATTTTCCCAAGCCTCTGCCTCTGTGAGATTTGCGGATTACGAAACGCCCCAATTTCACGTTTTCGCCAACAGAAACCAATCGAAGTGTGCCTACTACTCTTTGTTGGGAATCTAAAACCACCAAATGTTCACATTTGCGGTCATATTCATCTACTTCGAGTTCGATGGGAACCCGCTGTTCCCACACAAAAACTTCAAATCGCAATTTGATTGCCTCGACCAACAATGGATTTTTTGGGGAAATAAGTTGGATAGAATAATTGTTACTGATGCTTGTTTTACTCATGGACTTAGGTTTTTGAAGGTAAAGGTACATTATCAGAAAGGGTTTGGGCTATAAAGATAATGGAAAATAACCATCTTATTGCTTTCTAATTGTGTCATCTAACTTAACAAATCAATTTTTATTCCATAATTATTTGCTCTGCCATGTTTCCCGTATTCTTTTGTCTATTTGGATAATAAATGTTCATAGCAAAATATTTGTTATCAATCATTTCTATAGAATTTTCGTATAATTATTTATCCTAAAAAACATTCTTATTTGTGTTATATAACCAAACGGTGACATTTCTTTATGGGCAAGCTGGCAATAATACGAAACTTTTTAGGAACGAGTAATTGGATAAAACAAGAATCCTTACTTTTTTCTTTAATTGCTGATTACCAATAATTTGAGTCTAATGCATCAATGCGTTAAGATTTTGGTTATCAATTTTTTATATCTCGCATCTCGCTTGCTACTTCTTTCGCCCAAAGTTCATAGAGTATTGAAAGAAGAAGTAGCAAGAATAGGCAGTTGTATTTCATGGTTGGATATTAAGTACCCAATCAAATTTAATGGTTTAGAGAATATTTGAAAACGAGCAAGTTATCGTTTCAAAATGCACTAATAATTAAGAACGGGTACTTATAAGGGTGATTTCCAAAAGTGAGGGAAGTATTCATTATCGTTCTCACCTGTTCAACCATTCCTTAAATTCCTTTGTACGTTTGCGGCTCACAATAAATTCTTGTTCTTTTCCCTGGCTCATGTCCAATTTGAAGCGGTGATTGAACCAAGAATGTATCTTATGAATCGCTTCAATGTGAATGATTTGCTGACGGTTGATGCGAAAAAATAGGCTTGGGTCGAGTTGATTTTGCAGTTGCTCCAATGACTCATCGAGCGTATGTCGCTTGCCTTTGATATCCACCAAAAAAGTCAATCCGTCTTCAGAATAGAGGTAGGTCACCACATCACTCGATAAATACTCCCAAGTTTGCCCATGCTTCAATAAAAAACGACTTTTGTAGGGTCTGGATTCCGAGATTTGTTGGAGTAAACTTTGAAGACTATTGTTGTTGAAGGAAACTTTTGTAGCTTGTTGGTGGTAACGGTGAAATTTTCCCAAAGCAGTCGCCAATTCCTCTTTTTCAATGGGTTTGAGCAAATAATCCACACTGTTCACCTTAAAAGCCTGCAAACTATACCTGTCAAAAGCGGTGGTGAAAATAACTGGACAATTAACCTCTACCTGCCGAAAAATATCAAAACTCAATCCATCTGCCAACTGAATGTCCATAAACACCAAATCGGGCATTTCCTTGTTTTGAAACCATTCAACCGCATCTTCTACACTGTCCAAAGTTTCCAAAATAGTGGACTGTGGTTCGAGTGTGGTTAACAATTCTGTAAGCATTTTTGCTGCATGGTATTCGTCTTCGATGATTAAAAATTTCATGGTTGAATTGTAAAATTGCTATATA from Chitinophagales bacterium encodes:
- a CDS encoding LytTR family DNA-binding domain-containing protein is translated as MKFLIIEDEYHAAKMLTELLTTLEPQSTILETLDSVEDAVEWFQNKEMPDLVFMDIQLADGLSFDIFRQVEVNCPVIFTTAFDRYSLQAFKVNSVDYLLKPIEKEELATALGKFHRYHQQATKVSFNNNSLQSLLQQISESRPYKSRFLLKHGQTWEYLSSDVVTYLYSEDGLTFLVDIKGKRHTLDESLEQLQNQLDPSLFFRINRQQIIHIEAIHKIHSWFNHRFKLDMSQGKEQEFIVSRKRTKEFKEWLNR
- a CDS encoding tetratricopeptide repeat protein, translated to MAKHKKSSSQHPSKTNSFWQQHFWAILCIGLFSMVLYAPTVSYDYALDDQIVILSNQYTKQGFSGIGKLLSTESMEGFWGEQKNLLAGGRYRPLSIVTFAVEWELFGQNPMIGHLINILLYVLTNLLLYRILVALFAAKTKRKSKTRYWFLTIPFITTLLFVAHPLHTEVVANIKGRDEIMTFLGALAALYFSLQYVKRERITDLIWSGLCLFLALLSKENAITFVGIIPLTLYFFTKSPLRQIGKTTLPLIAATVVFLVIRWRVIGYFFNSGTEVTELLNDPFLNASFAQKYATIFSTMGYYLKLLVFPHPLTHDYYPKEFPIIGWADWRAIAPLVIYTLLGLFALWGLKRKSISAFGVWFYLLSFSIVSNLFFAVGTFINERFMYISLLGFCLIVAYGLVRYLPQLLPNVAAKKYVIGGIVGALLLAYSFQTLRRLPAWENNTTLFLTDVKISTNSTKVNTSAGGTIYERAITLQDVGEKQKLLYQAIKYLTKAVEIHPQNTSALLLLGNAFYALDQNIDNVFGVYAAIFVNNPDHADATKNLMLFSRNIKSPKEADKFIRFYEKYVIPYGVNNATTFAVLGKLYGQYRQDAEKAMKYLEQSIAINPNDASVLQDLGIVYGMADLHEKALKVSLKALELQPNNTQLLQNIGIAYRNLGDAAKAEEYFQRAEQRGGK
- a CDS encoding GNAT family N-acetyltransferase — encoded protein: MSKTSISNNYSIQLISPKNPLLVEAIKLRFEVFVWEQRVPIELEVDEYDRKCEHLVVLDSQQRVVGTLRLVSVGENVKLGRFVIRKSHRGRGLGKWMMEAALQIGTEKGFKLMVLEAQTYVIAFYESLGFEVTSGEFMDAGIPHKRMQKALI